In one window of Oryza sativa Japonica Group chromosome 9, ASM3414082v1 DNA:
- the LOC4346365 gene encoding uncharacterized protein: protein MAAAEEAILQKRKKQAEEMLAPLPFPHLTAAEETPPNPETPISGEAVAVAVRRKERKRKNEEAAGVGKEKKRKSREGPPAPEARRKERKRMLMPRQPSHDQIHGIQVQANPPPLAGGRDEAYGRSSCKKIRVLSNREIIKMRIQLRKHQPLPQGIFDPEIIMASNSTQQDPNHSSPFGAFFDQFCYKPTRQDRTPPLPRTPDLLVRPPPRDHLSSASSQLMTNHTCKINSTCKTTTFKTRSGPNQGNTKVKEMARVNKERKPAPLLSRAEKRSDKYRRLPLDQLVPPPRSPHKLLQEKYASDPWKVIVICMLLNLTQGKQVRRKVKGFFKRYPDAQTAFSADPEKMAKYLAPLGLQRVKVNRIQRFSKAYVEEEWTYITELCGVGKYAADAYAIFCAGRATEVVPADHKLVDYWKYVCFELPMIQQSQDMQEAGVTEMEHAVPKVEELAVCC, encoded by the exons atggcggcggcagaggaggcgATTCTGCAGAAGCGGAAGAAGCAGGCGGAGGAGATGTTGGCCCCGTTACCTTTTCCCCACCTGACGGCGGCTGAAGAGACCCCGCCCAACCCCGAAACCCCAATCTCgggagaggcggtggcggtggcggtgaggaGAAAGGAGCGGAAGAGGAAGAATGAGGAGGCCGCGGGCgtggggaaggagaaaaagcgAAAGAGTAGGGAGGGGCCACCGGCCCcggaggcgaggaggaaggagcgGAAGCGGATGCTGATGCCCAGACAACCATCTCATGACCAAATCCACGGCATCCAGGTACAAGCAAACCCTCCTCCACTGGCCGGAGGACGAGATGAAGCGTATGGCAGGAGTAGCTGCAAGAAGATCCGCGTCCTGAGCAACCGCGAGATCATCAAGATGAGGATACAATTGAGGAAGCACCAGCCACTACCTCAAGGCATTTTTGACCCAGAGATTATTATGGCTTCCAATTCCACCCAGCAGGACCCCAATCATTCTTCGCCATTCGGCGCCTTCTTTGACCAGTTCTGCTACAAACCCACCCGCCAAGATCGCACTCCCCCACTTCCTAGAACGCCTGACCTTCTAGTCAGGCCGCCGCCTCGGGATCATCTATCATCTGCTTCATCTCAGCTCATGACAAATCACACCTGCAAGATCAACAGCACCTGTAAGACAACAACCTTCAAGACAAGATCAGGACCAAACCAAGGAAATACGAAGGTAAAAGAAATGGCAAGGGTGAACAAGGAACGAAAACCAGCACCGCTGCTTAGCCGTGCTGAAAAGAGGTCAGACAAATACCGCCGCCTTCCGTTGGACCAGCTGGTGCCTCCGCCACGCTCCCCTCATAAGCTACTGCAGGAAAAATACGCTTCTGACCCGTGGAAGGTCATTGTCATCTGCATGCTCCTCAACTTAACACAGGGGAAACAA GTGAGGAGGAAAGTTAAGGGGTTCTTCAAACGATATCCTGATGCTCAAACTGCATTTAGTGCTGATCCTGAAAAGATGGCCAAGTATCTGGCTCCTCTGGGTTTGCAGCGTGTAAAAGTAAACAGAATCCAGAGATTCTCTAAGGCGTATGTTGAAGAAGAATGGACCTACATTACTGAGCTTTGTGGTGTTGGCAA GTACGCAGCTGATGCTTATGCAATCTTCTGTGCGGGCAGGGCAACAGAGGTGGTACCTGCAGACCATAAGTTAGTTGATTACTGGAAATATGTTTGTTTCGAGTTGCCCATGATTCAG CAATCTCAGGACATGCAGGAAGCTGGAGTGACTGAGATGGAGCATGCTGTCCCCAAGGTGGAGGAATTGGCCGTGTGCTGCTAA